Sequence from the Amycolatopsis sp. NBC_00345 genome:
GGGGCTGGCGGTCGCCGTCCGGCGCCTGCTCGGCACCGAAGGGCTGCGGCTGCCCACGACGTACGACCTGATCACGGTCCTCTGGGGCGCCGGGCTCGCGCTGATCGTGGTGCTGGGCGTGGCCGGGTACGCGATCGCGGTGCCGCTGCGGAGGCGACGGCGCGGCATCCCGGCGATCGTCGAGCTGATGGAGCACGACCTCAAGCAGGAGACCGACGCCGCCCGGGCCTGGGCGCGCTCGGCGTGGGAGCGGCGGCACCTGCACCACCTGGCGATGATCGTGGCGCTGGCCCTGTCCGTCGGCGGCGCGGCACTGCTCGTGGTGCGGTTCGGCTTCAACACACGGCCGGACTGGTTCACGCCGGTCGCGGCGGTCGGCGTCTTCGCGCTCGGCGGCCTCGCCGCGGGCCTGGTGCGCGTCGTCTACTCCGCCGCGCGGGCGCCGGAACGCGGCCGCCACCTCGGCACGCTGTCGGACCTCGTCTCGTTCTGGCCGCGCGCCGCTCACCCGACCGTGCCGCCGTGTTACGCGCTGAAGGTCGTGCCGGAGCTGGCCGAACGCGTCAAGGAGCACCTCGCCGAACCGGGCACGCGGGTGGTGCTGGCCGGGCTGAACCTGGGCAGCCTGCTCACCGTGCTCACGGCCGCGCGGCTGATGGCGGAGCTGCCGGAGGACGAGCGCGAGCGCGTCGGGCTGGTGACCGCGGGCTCGCCGCTGCAGTGGGGCTACCAGCGGGCGTTCCCGGCGATGCTGCCGGAGGAGTCGCTGGCCGGGCTGTTCGGCGACCTCGACGGCCGCTGGCGCGCGCTGTGCCGGGGCACGGACATCTTCGGCGGCGGCGTGACCACCTGGCGGCACAAGGTGTCCGGCCGTCACCTGATCGGCGACGGCTACCTGCCGGACGGCGGTTCGGGCCCGCTCGAGACGACGTCGGAGCCGTCCGGTGTGCTCGTGCTGGGCGGCGACCACTGGCTGCCCGACCCCTTACGCCGGCCGGACGGCCGGACCCGCTGGGCGCCGGGCGTGCTCAAGCACGCGGACTACGTCGCCGACGCCGAGTGGGACCACGCCGTCGCGATGGCCGCGGGCCTCGGCCGGCCCGGCGCGCGGGCGTCCCGGCTCGGCGAGCAGGGGTCGCTGTTCGGCGACCTGCCGCGGCCGCGCTGAAACCCTTGTCCCAGAACAGAAAAGACTGAAGGGGACCTCCGCTCGTGGGCAAACGAGCGGAGATCCCCTTCAGCGGGAACCCGAAAACTGACGTCAGTTGGTGCCGCGGCGACGCAGCTTCAGCAGCACCAGCAGGCCGCCACCGGCGATCAGCAGCAGGCCGCCGATCCAGACCAGCCACATGTTGTCGAAACCGGTGTTGGCCAGGCCGCCACCGGTGCCGCTCTCGTTACCGGCAGGCACGGCCGCCGGGGCGGTGCTGCTGCTGGTCGGCGCCGCGGTCTCGGCCGGAGCCGAAGTCGGGGCCGCAGTCGGCGTTTCGGACGGCTTCGACGGCTTGGTCGGCTCGGTCGTCGGCGCCTTCTCGGTGCCACAGGCGAACCAGTGGTCGACCTTCGGCTGGCTGTGGTCGAAGCTGAACGGCGCGATCAGGTCGTTCCAGGGCAGGTCCTTGTTCAGGCCCTTCTTGCCCGGCACGTAGACCGCGTGGCCGTCGTCGCCGCCGACGACGACGATCGCCTCGACCGTCACGCCCTCCTTGACGGCGGTGATGTTGACCGACTTGCTCTTGGGGCCACCGGTGAAGGTGAAGGCACCCTGGTCGAGCGTCTTGCCGCTGACGCCCTTGATGTCGGAGCACTTGGTGACGTCGGTGCCCGGGGTGGGGTTCGCGCGGCCGTCGCCCGACGTGCACGCGAGGGCGGACGTCGCCGACCCGAGCAGGGCGAGACCGGCCACGGCGGCGATCGTCAGGCCGGCACGAATGGGTCGTCTGGACATGGTGGGCATGTAGAACTCTCCTGTACCGAACGGGGGACATCGAGCAAGATCGGTGCACCCTCTGTGGATTCCCCTGCCACTCACCGCGTGAATTACACCGGAGTGATTAACCCGTCAGAGGGAGTCAAGGCTCGGAAGGTATCGCATATGGGTCATACGGTCACCCAGCGTTCGAGATGCGATCCAAAGCGAGACGCGTCAGTGATCTTCCCGTGATAAATCTGCGCTTAGGTCCCAACTCGGCCACATCGGGCAACCTCGCCGCCCCCTGGTGAATCCGCAGGTCAGGACACGAAACGGCCCGCCGCCCCCAGGGGACGACGGGCCGTGACAAGAGTGGTTCCGGTCAGTCTTCGGAAGCCCTCGGAGCCCCCTCGGGCTCACCAGCGTGTGAGGCCGACGGCGGCTCGCCCGCGGCCTGGCGCTTGCCCAGCAGCGAATGCCGGCGGCTGTAGGCGAAGTAGATCACCACGCCCACGATCATCCACACGATGAACCGCAGCCAGGTCAGCACGGTCAGGTTCAGCATCAGCCACAGGCAGGCCACGATCGCCAGTATCGGGATCACCGGCATCCACGGCACCCGGAACGCCCGCGGCAGGTCCGGGCGCGTCCGGCGCAGCACCATCACGCCCGCCGACACCAGGATGAACGCGAACAGCGTGCCGACGTTGACCATCTCTTCCAGCTTGTCGGCCGGGAAGAACGTCGCCGCGAGGGCGACCAGGCCGCCGACCACCAGCGTCGCGCGCTTGGGCGTGCCGGTGCCGCCGGTCTTCGCCATCCCGCGCGGCATCAGGCCGTCACGCGACATCGCGAAGATGATCCGGACCTGGCCGAGCATCAGCACCATGACCACGGTGGTGAGGCCGGCCAGCGCGCCGAAGGAGATGACGTTCGCGGCCCAGTCGACGCCGTTGGCGGAGAACGCCGTGGCGAGGGTCTTGTGGCTGCCGTCGCCCGCCGAGGTCGCCAAGTCTTTGTAGGACACCATTCCCACGACCACGAGCGACACCGCGACGTACAGGATCGTGACGATCGCCAGCGAGCCGAAGATGCCGCGGGGCACGGACTTCTGCGGGTTGCGCGTCTCCTCGGCGGTGGTGGCGACGATGTCGAAGCCGATGAACGCGAAGAACACCAGCGAGGCGCCGGCCAGCAGGCCGAACACACCGAACGAGCTGCTCGCGCCGCCCGCGATGAGCGAGAACAGCGACTGGTCGACGCCGGTCTCGGAGGAGGCGGAGGCGCCCTGGCCGGGCGGGATGAACGGCGTGTAGTTCGCGCCCTTGATGTAGAAGATGCCGAGCACGATCACGAACAGCACCACGGCGACCTTGATGCCGGTGATCACCATCGAGAACCGCGAGGACAGCTTGGTCCCGATCACCAGCAGCGTGGTCAGCACGGCGACGAGGATGAACGCGCCCCAGTCGACGGTCACGCCGCCGAGGTCGAACGTCGTCTTGGCGCCCTTGCCGAAGAGGTAGGAGAGCACCGTCTCGAGGTAGACCGACCAGCCCTTGGCCACCGCGGCGGCGCCGACGGCGAGCTCCAGGATCAGGTCCCAGCCGATGATCCACGCCACGAACTCGCCGAACGTGGCGTAGGAGAACGTGTACGCGCTGCCCGCGACCGGAACGGTGGAGGCGAACTCGGCGTAACACAGCGCGGCGAGCGCGCAGGCGATCGCCGCGAACACGAACGCGAGCGACACCGACGGGCCCGCGTAGTCACCGGCCGTGCGCGCGGTGAGCGTGAAGATGCCCGCGCCGATGACCACCGCGACGCCGAACACGGTCAGGTCCCAGGCGCTCAGGTTTCTTCGGAGTTTGGTGTCCGGTTCATCAGTGTCCGCCATGGACTGCTCGATGGATTTCGTGCGCCACAAACCCGTCCCGGGCAACGTTGACCTCCTGCGGTGACCTGCGTGAATCGGGGTAAATCACCCTATCGCGTCAACCCCGGCGCGGCGCAGGAGAGTCACCGTCATGCCAGGGCGCGGTCGAGGTCCGGCTCCAGGTAGATCAGCGACGCGACGGGCACCTTCGCGCGCACGCGGGCCTCGGCGTCGTCGATGGCCTCGGCGACCTGCCCGGTGTCGAGGCCGGGCACCAGCGCCAGTTTGGCGGCCACGAGCAGCTCGTCCGGGCCGAGGTACTGGGTGCGGATGTGGATGACCCGCTCGACCTTGCCCGCGGCCAGCTCGTCGATGATCGTCGCGAGGTCGGTTTCGGTGGCGCCCTCGCCGATCAGCAGGCTCTTCATCTCGACGATCAGGATCACCGCGATGATGCCGAGCAGCACGCCGATCATCACGGTGCCGATGCCGTCCCACACCGGGTCGCCGGTCAGCACGGACAGGCCGACCCCCAGCAGCGCGAACACCAGGCCGATCAGCGCGCCGCTGTCCTCCAGCAGCACCACCGGCAGCTCCGGCTCCTTGGCCTGGCGGATGAACCGCCACCAGCTCGCGGTGCCCTTGATCTTCCTCGACTCGCCGACCGCGGTGTAGAAGCTGTAGCCCTCCAGCCCGATCGCCACCACGAGGATGATCACCGCGACGATCGGCGAGGCCAGCGGCTCCGGCTCGATGACCTTGTGGATGCCCTCGTACAGCGCGAACGCGGAGCCGAGCGTGAACAGCATCAGCGCGACGATGAACGAGTAGAAGTACCGCTCCCGCCCGAAGCCGAACGGGTGCTCCCGCGTGGCCTGCCGCTTCGACGTCTTCTGCCCGAGCAGCAGCAGGCCCTGGTTCGACGTGTCGGCCAGCGAGTGCACCGACTCCGCCAGCATCGAGGAAGACCCCGTCACCAGGAACCCGGCGAACTTGGCCACCGCGATCCCGGCATTGGCCGCGAGCGCCGCGACGATCGCCTTCGTACCGCCACCAGCTGACACTGTCTGCTCCCTGTTTCCGCGGACGGGTTCCCACCGCGCCGGAATACCACTGCGCCGGATTCCCGAATTGCCCGATCGGAGCCTAGAGGACCAGCCGGTCCGGCCGACGGCGGACTTGGGCGCCGGCCCCCGTGAGCTCCTGATCGAAGCAAGACACGCGGCCGAGCTGAGCCGGCAGGAACTGGCCGCCCGCGCACGGACGTCGCGACCGACGCTGTCCGCCTACGAGCACGGACGGAAGTCTCCGACTCTGGACACGACGGCCCGGCTGCCGGCCGAGACCGGATTCGAGCTGGCGTCCTGGGACCGACCTTCGACCCCGAGGAACTGGCCGGCCGCAAAGTCGTGGCCCTGTTCGATCGGGCCGAAGCACGAGACTTCACGGACGTGTACGCACTGACAACCAGGTACCCGAAGGACGTCCTCCTCGCCAGAGCTGCCGATCTGGACCCGGGCTTCACGTCCGCAGTGTTCAGCGAAATGCTGAACACCCTGAAGCGATTCACCGACACGGAACTGGCCGTCTGAAGCCGCGGCTACTCCTCGCAGGTACCCGCCGTCGCGCGGAACAGCTGGGCCCGAGCCCCGTCCAGGGGGCGGACTTTGACGGCCGGGTCGGCGGCCGGGAGCCAGACCGACTGGCCTCGGCGCAGCTCGATCCGCTCGCCGTCGTCGGCGGTCACCAGGAGGTCGCCGGCGGTGCAGAGCAGGATCTGCGGGCCGGCGGAGTCGACCTCGATCTCCGCGGTGTCGTCGGCGTTCCACTCCACGCGCGAGAGCTCGAACTCCGGGGCGTCCGTGTGATAAACGGCCATCCGGTGGTCCGCGCGCTCGCCGGGCTGCACCGGCATCTCGCCGCCCCCGAAGTCGACCACGCGCAGCAGTTCGGGCACGTCCACGTGCTTCGGCGTGAGGCCGCAGCGCAGGATGTTGTCCGAGTTGGCCAGGATCTCCACGGCGGTGCCGCTGAGGTACAGGTGCAGGTTGCCGGCCGGCAGGTAGATCGCCTCGCCCGCGCGCAGCGTCAAGCGGTTCAGCAGCAGCGCGGCGAGCACGCCGGCGTCACGCGGGTGCGCCTCGCCCAGCCCCAGGATCGTGCGGCACTCAGCAGCGAACTCGCCGTGGTCCTTGACGTGCCGGACACACGCGTCGAGCACCTCCGGCAGCAGCCCGTCCAGCGACGGCTGCGGCAGCGTGATCCACGTGGTGAACAGCGCGCGCAGACCGGACGGGTCCGGCTGCGCCTCGAGCAGGCCGGTGTACTTCCCCAGCCCCGGCGTCTCGATCGCCTTCAGCAGCTTCACGGTGCGGTCCGGGTCGCGGAACCCGGCCAGCGCGTGGAACTCCGTGAGCGCGCAGACCAGCTCCGGCTTCGCCGTCGGGTCCGGGTAGTTGCGGTTCGAGGCGTCCCGCGGGATCCCCAGCCGCTCCTCGCGCGCGTGCCCTTCGGCGGCCTGCGCGGCCGACGGGTGCGCCTGCATCGACAGCGGCTCCTCCGCCGCCAGGATCTTCAGCAGGAACGGCAGCCGGCCGCCCCAGCGTTTCGCGCAGCGTTCGCCGAGCTGGCCGACCGGATCGGCGTCGACCAGCTCCAGCAGGCTCCGTTCGGTACCGTCCGGGCCGATCACGTGGGACGGGTCGCCCGGGTGGGCGCCCATCCACAGCTCGGCCTCGGGGTGCGGCGCGGGCACCGGACGGCCCAGCAGCTCCGGGATCGCGGTCCGCGATCCCCAGGCGTACGGCCGTACGGCGTTGCGCAACAGCTCCACTGTCACCTCAACTCCCAATCCTTCCCATCGGCCGAAGCCGACGTGGTGCGCCGCGGCACCGTCGCGCGCTCGCTCCCGTTACGCCGTGGCCGGCTCGTATCGGCCGGCACCACCGATGCTGCCCGCTGCGAGACCGAGATAAACGGCAGAAAGTTCGAATCTCAGCGCGAGTACGGCCGCGCGGACGATCTCGTCCGACTCGAACTCTTCCGCCGGCGCGATCACGTCCACGCCGGGCAGCAGTTCCTCGGCCTCGAACCGCGCCGCCTCGGCGGCCTGTCCGGTCCGCACCGAGAGCAGCAGCACCCTGGTCGCGGTGCCATCGGATGAGTCGTCCGGATCGGCGAAGATGTCACGCTCCCCGCCGCCCGACTGCGCCCGGATGCGAAGGGCCGGCCGCGCGAGCGCCTGCCGGTAGTCCTCCACGTCGCACACCATCGCCGCGTGGGCCGCGAACGCGTGCGCCGCGTGCTCCCCGACGGCGACCGCCACCGGGTCCAGCCCCCACAGCAGCGGGACCCGGTCCGCGACGCGCAACGCGAGGGCCTTGGCCGGGTTCTCGAACGAGTCCCGCGCCAGATAGTCCTTCCCGGCCTCGAGGTCCAGCTGGTCGGCCAGCGCGTGGACGTCGGCGACGAGCAGCCCCAGCGCGTTCGCCGTGAGCAGCCCGGCGGCGAGCCCGCGCGGGAACGCCAGCTCCGGCGGCACCGGCACACGCGGGGCGAGCACCAGGCCCTTGCCCGCGACCGCGGCGGCGACGGGGCCGTCCGGCGGCGCGGACAGCACCACGGACGCGCCGAACCGGGCCGCCCGCTCCAGCGAAGCGGCCAGCTCGCGGTCGCCCGCGTCGTCGGTGTGCGCGAAGACCACGTCGAGCGCGCCGATCCACGACGGCACGGCCTCGGCCACGACGACCGGCACCGGGCACGACGGCGCGAGCAGCGCCGCCAGCAAGCGGGTCAGCGTCCGGCTGACCCCCGGCCGGTCGATCAGCACGACCGCGCGCGGCCGCCCGAGGTCGAGCCGGTCGCTCAGCCCGACTTCGGCCGCGGCCTCGGCGGCGGCCCGGACCTGCGCGCCCGCCATCGCGGCGGCGCGCAGCAGCCCCGCGCTGTCGGCCTCGGCCAGCCGCGCGGGGTCGTCGAGCAGGGAATCGTCAAGCACTGTCGGCATGGCTGTCATCCGGGTCTCCCGTGGCCTCGGCCTGGCCGGCCGCCGCATCGAGCACTGCCTCGTCGAGCAGCAGGACGGGGATCCCGTCGCGGACCGGGTACACCCGGCCGCACTCGGTGCAGGTCAGTGCTTCGGCATCCGCGTCGGCCGGTGTGCCGGGGCGCAGTGGCGCGTGATCCGGCGACGGGCACGCGAGGATCTCCAGCAGCTGTGCGTCAAGCGTGATGGCCATGGTTCCTCCTTACCACGCGTAGGTGGGTGGTGACGGGCGTTTCCGGGACACGGTTCGGCCCGGCGGACGTCCTCGGCATGGCCGCTTCAGGCCCGGACAATGGACAGCACGTCGTCGGTCAGCGCCTCGACCGCGGCGCGGTCGGCGGCCTCCACGTTCAGCCGCAGCAGCGGCTCGGTGTTGGACGGGCGCAGGTTGAACCACGCGCCGCCCGGCAGCTGCACGGTCAAGCCGTCCAGCTCGTCGATCTCGACGCCGGACTTGCCCGCGTACGCGTCCTTGACCGCGATCATGCGCGCGACCTGGTCGGTGACCGTCGAGTTGATCTCGCCGGACGCGGCGTAGCGGGAGAAGTCCTGGGTGAGCGCGGACAGCGGGCCGTCCTGCTCGCCCAGCGCCGCCAGCACGTGCAGCGCGGCCAGCATGCCGGTGTCGGCGCGCCAGAAGTCGCGGAAGTAGTAGTGCGCGGAGTGCTCGCCGCCGAAGATCGCGCCGGTCCGCGCCATCTCGGCCTTGATGAACGAGTGCCCCACGCGCGTGCGCACCGGCTTGCCGCCGTGCTCGGCGACGATCTCCGGCACGCCCTTCGACGTGATCAGGTTGTGGATGACCGTGCCGCCCGGCTCCTTGACCAGCTCGCGCACGGCCACCAGCGCCGTGATCGCGCTGGGCGAAACCGGCTCGCCGCGCTCGTCGACCACGAAGCAGCGGTCGGCGTCGCCGTCGAAGGCCACACCCGCGTCGGCGCCGACCTCGCGGACCTTGGCCTGCAGGTCGACGATGTTGGCCGGGTCGAGCGGGTTGGCCTCGTGGTTCGGGAAGTTGCCGTCGAGTTCGAAGTACATCGGGACGACCTCGATCGGCAGCCCGTCGAAGACCGTCGGCACGGTGTGCCCGCCCATGCCGTTGCCGGCGTCGACCACGATCTTCAACGGCCGCGAGCCGGACAGGTCGACGAGGTTGCGCAGGTAGGCGGCGTAGTCGTTGAGCACGTCCTGCTCGGAGACGCTGCCGCGCCGGCCCTCGAACGACGGCACGCCCTGCTCGACGGTGTCGCGGATCTCGGCGAGGCCGGTGTCCTGCCCGACCGGGGCGGCGCCGGCGCGGCACATCTTGATGCCGTTGTACTTGGCCGGGTTGTGGCTCGCGGTGAACATCGCGCCGGGCAGGTTCAGCGAGCCGGACGCGAAGTACAGCTCGTCCGTGCTGGCCAGGCCGATCGAGACCACGTCGATGCCCTGCGAGGTCACGCCGTCGGCGAACGCGGCGGACAGCTCCGGCGAGGAGTCGCGCATGTCGTGGCCGATCACCACGGCCGGCGCCTCCGGCTTGATGAGCAGGGCGAACGCGGCACCGAAGTCACGTACGAGGGCCGCGTCGAGCTGCTCGCCGACCACGCCGCGAATGTCGTAGGCCTTCACGATGCCCGAAAGGTCTGGCACGCCGTCTCCCCGCCGATAGTCCGTCCC
This genomic interval carries:
- the manA gene encoding mannose-6-phosphate isomerase, class I, with translation MELLRNAVRPYAWGSRTAIPELLGRPVPAPHPEAELWMGAHPGDPSHVIGPDGTERSLLELVDADPVGQLGERCAKRWGGRLPFLLKILAAEEPLSMQAHPSAAQAAEGHAREERLGIPRDASNRNYPDPTAKPELVCALTEFHALAGFRDPDRTVKLLKAIETPGLGKYTGLLEAQPDPSGLRALFTTWITLPQPSLDGLLPEVLDACVRHVKDHGEFAAECRTILGLGEAHPRDAGVLAALLLNRLTLRAGEAIYLPAGNLHLYLSGTAVEILANSDNILRCGLTPKHVDVPELLRVVDFGGGEMPVQPGERADHRMAVYHTDAPEFELSRVEWNADDTAEIEVDSAGPQILLCTAGDLLVTADDGERIELRRGQSVWLPAADPAVKVRPLDGARAQLFRATAGTCEE
- a CDS encoding LPXTG cell wall anchor domain-containing protein — translated: MSRRPIRAGLTIAAVAGLALLGSATSALACTSGDGRANPTPGTDVTKCSDIKGVSGKTLDQGAFTFTGGPKSKSVNITAVKEGVTVEAIVVVGGDDGHAVYVPGKKGLNKDLPWNDLIAPFSFDHSQPKVDHWFACGTEKAPTTEPTKPSKPSETPTAAPTSAPAETAAPTSSSTAPAAVPAGNESGTGGGLANTGFDNMWLVWIGGLLLIAGGGLLVLLKLRRRGTN
- a CDS encoding Trm112 family protein, producing the protein MAITLDAQLLEILACPSPDHAPLRPGTPADADAEALTCTECGRVYPVRDGIPVLLLDEAVLDAAAGQAEATGDPDDSHADSA
- a CDS encoding nucleotidyl transferase AbiEii/AbiGii toxin family protein, producing MGPTFDPEELAGRKVVALFDRAEARDFTDVYALTTRYPKDVLLARAADLDPGFTSAVFSEMLNTLKRFTDTELAV
- a CDS encoding helix-turn-helix transcriptional regulator, which codes for MGAGPRELLIEARHAAELSRQELAARARTSRPTLSAYEHGRKSPTLDTTARLPAETGFELASWDRPSTPRNWPAAKSWPCSIGPKHETSRTCTH
- a CDS encoding amino acid permease, with the protein product MPGTGLWRTKSIEQSMADTDEPDTKLRRNLSAWDLTVFGVAVVIGAGIFTLTARTAGDYAGPSVSLAFVFAAIACALAALCYAEFASTVPVAGSAYTFSYATFGEFVAWIIGWDLILELAVGAAAVAKGWSVYLETVLSYLFGKGAKTTFDLGGVTVDWGAFILVAVLTTLLVIGTKLSSRFSMVITGIKVAVVLFVIVLGIFYIKGANYTPFIPPGQGASASSETGVDQSLFSLIAGGASSSFGVFGLLAGASLVFFAFIGFDIVATTAEETRNPQKSVPRGIFGSLAIVTILYVAVSLVVVGMVSYKDLATSAGDGSHKTLATAFSANGVDWAANVISFGALAGLTTVVMVLMLGQVRIIFAMSRDGLMPRGMAKTGGTGTPKRATLVVGGLVALAATFFPADKLEEMVNVGTLFAFILVSAGVMVLRRTRPDLPRAFRVPWMPVIPILAIVACLWLMLNLTVLTWLRFIVWMIVGVVIYFAYSRRHSLLGKRQAAGEPPSASHAGEPEGAPRASED
- a CDS encoding cation diffusion facilitator family transporter yields the protein MSAGGGTKAIVAALAANAGIAVAKFAGFLVTGSSSMLAESVHSLADTSNQGLLLLGQKTSKRQATREHPFGFGRERYFYSFIVALMLFTLGSAFALYEGIHKVIEPEPLASPIVAVIILVVAIGLEGYSFYTAVGESRKIKGTASWWRFIRQAKEPELPVVLLEDSGALIGLVFALLGVGLSVLTGDPVWDGIGTVMIGVLLGIIAVILIVEMKSLLIGEGATETDLATIIDELAAGKVERVIHIRTQYLGPDELLVAAKLALVPGLDTGQVAEAIDDAEARVRAKVPVASLIYLEPDLDRALA
- a CDS encoding phosphomannomutase/phosphoglucomutase → MPDLSGIVKAYDIRGVVGEQLDAALVRDFGAAFALLIKPEAPAVVIGHDMRDSSPELSAAFADGVTSQGIDVVSIGLASTDELYFASGSLNLPGAMFTASHNPAKYNGIKMCRAGAAPVGQDTGLAEIRDTVEQGVPSFEGRRGSVSEQDVLNDYAAYLRNLVDLSGSRPLKIVVDAGNGMGGHTVPTVFDGLPIEVVPMYFELDGNFPNHEANPLDPANIVDLQAKVREVGADAGVAFDGDADRCFVVDERGEPVSPSAITALVAVRELVKEPGGTVIHNLITSKGVPEIVAEHGGKPVRTRVGHSFIKAEMARTGAIFGGEHSAHYYFRDFWRADTGMLAALHVLAALGEQDGPLSALTQDFSRYAASGEINSTVTDQVARMIAVKDAYAGKSGVEIDELDGLTVQLPGGAWFNLRPSNTEPLLRLNVEAADRAAVEALTDDVLSIVRA